A part of Scophthalmus maximus strain ysfricsl-2021 chromosome 20, ASM2237912v1, whole genome shotgun sequence genomic DNA contains:
- the rfx3 gene encoding transcription factor RFX3 isoform X1 produces MQTPEAGADSNATVPLQTTVPVQPTSSTQQVSVQQQTVQQVQHVYPAQVQYVEENSGVYTNGNIRTYSYSEPQLYSQNSGGSYFDTQGSSSQVTTVVTSHGMTNNGGGGSGGMSMGLAGGQVISSSSGSYLMDSAGPHPATQTARASPATIEMAIETLQKSEGLSSQRSSLLNSHLQWLLDNYETAEGVSLPRSTLYNHYLRHCQEQKLDPVNAASFGKLIRSIFMGLRTRRLGTRGNSKYHYYGIRVKPDSPLNRLQEDMQYMALRQQPVQQKQRFKPVQKFDAGSGENYSGGGQHQPGAAEQTVIAQSQHHQQFLDASRALPDFVELDLGHSNTENISPEDVKGLQSLYREHCEAILDVVVNLQFSLIEKLWQTFWRYSPPDSVEGATVTENSSISEIEARLPRSQLMVLCRNDAVLKWMSTCDHLMYQALVEILIPDVLRPIPSALTQAIRNFAKSLEGWLNNAMNAIPQRMIQTKIAAVSAFAQTLRRYTSLNHLAQAARAVLQNTSQINQMLSDLNRVDFANVQEQASWVCQCEEGVVQHLEQDFKATLQQQSSLEQWAAWLENVVTQVLKPYEHRPSFPRAARQFLLKWSFYSSMVIRDLTLRSAASFGSFHLIRLLYDEYMFYLVEHRVAQATGETPIGVMGEFDSLNTLSLSNLDKDETSGMDSDLDEDTEDSGEPLAKREKSEHEVIQVIQVGALEDGSHPVVGVVQPGVLHSLPQPPQDHTEHILTPSAGTPNIRHCSTTGNTYASV; encoded by the exons ATGCAGACCCCTGAAGCAGGCGCTGACTCCAACGCCACTGTCCCTCTTCAGACCACCGTGCCTGTCCAGCCTACCAGCTCCACCCAGCAGGTGTCTGTCCAGCAACAG ACTGTTCAGCAGGTTCAGCATGTTTACCCAGCACAGGTGCAGTATGTGGAGGAAAACAGTGGCGTCTACACCAATGGCAACAT AAGAACCTACTCGTACTCGGAGCCGCAGCTGTATAGCCAGAACAGTGGAGGGAGCTACTTTGACACGCAGGGCAGCTCATCGCAAGTGACCACTGTGGTGACATCTCATGGCATGACCAACAACGGAGGAGGGGGCAGCGGAGGAATGAGCATGGGTCTGGCGGGCGGTCAGGTAATCAGCAGCAGTTCTGGGTCTTACCTCATGGACAGCGCTGGACCGCACCCGGCCACCCAGACCGCGCGAGCGTCCCCGGCTACT ATTGAAATGGCGATTGAGACGCTCCAAAAATCTGAGGGTTTATCCAGTCAGAGAAGCTCGCTGCTCAACAGCCat CTCCAGTGGCTGTTGGACAACTACGAGACAGCAGAGGGCGTAAGTCTACCACGATCCACTCTCTACAATCACTACCTACGGCACTGCCAGGAGCAGAAACTGGATCCTGTAAACGCAGCCTCTTTTGGCAAACTCATCCGCTCCATCTTCATGGGACTCCGTACTAGACGCCTTGGCACAAG AGGCAACTCCAAATATCATTACTATGGCATACGTGTAAAACCAGACTCCCCACTCAATAGACTTCAAGAAGACATGCAGTATATGGCTCTCAGACAGCAACCGGTGCAGCAGAAACAGAG GTTCAAGCCGGTGCAGAAGTTTGATGCCGGCTCTGGGGAAAACTACTCAGGTGGAGGCCAGCACCAACCCGGTGCAGCAGAGCAGACGGTCATTGCGCAGagccagcaccaccagcagttTCTAG ATGCATCGCGGGCACTCCCTGACTTTGTGGAGCTGGACCTGGGACATAGCAATACAGAGAACATCAGTCCGGAGGACGTGAAGGGTCTCCAGTCCCTTTACAGGGAGCACTGTGAG GCTATCTTGGATGTGGTTGTCAACCTCCAGTTCAGTCTAATTGAGAAGCTGTGGCAGACGTTCTGGCGCTACTCCCCCCCTGACTCAGTAGAGGGTGCCACTGTAACAGAAAACAG CAGCATTAGCGAGATCGAAGCACGGCTCCCCCGGTCACAACTAATGGTGCTGTGCAGAAACGACGCCGTCCTCAAATGGATGAGCACCTGTGACCATCTAATGTACCAGGCCCTTGTGGAGATCCTCATCCCTGATGTCCTGAGACCCATTCCCA gtgcCTTGACTCAAGCCATTCGCAACTTTGCCAAAAGCCTGGAGGGCTGGCTTAATAATGCTATGAATGCCATTCCGCAGAGAATGATCCAGACCAAG ATTGCCGCTGTTAGTGCCTTTGCGCAAACACTGCGCAGATACACATCTCTGAACCACCTGGCTCAGGCGGCGCGTGCCGTGTTGCAAAACACGTCGCAGATCAACCAGATGCTGAGTGATCTCAACCGTGTCGACTTTGCCAACGTACAG GAGCAGGCATCATGGGTGTGCCAGTGTGAGGAAGGAGTGGTTCAGCACTTGGAGCAGGACTTCAAGGCCACGCTACAGCAGCAGAGCTCTTTGGAGCAGTGGGCAGCGTGGCTGGAAAACGTGGTCACTCAGGTGCTCAAGCCCTACGAGCACCGGCCTAGTTTCCCCAGGGCGGCTCGACAGTTCCTGCTCAAATGGTCCTTCTACAG ttcAATGGTGATCAGGGACCTGACCCTGCGCAGTGCCGCCAGCTTTGGTTCCTTCCACCTGATTCGCCTGCTCTACGACGAGTACATGTTTTACCTAGTGGAGCATCGTGTGGCCCAAGCTACTGGAGAGACGCCCATTGGTGTCATGGGGGAG tTCGACAGCCTCAACACCCTCTCGCTCTCTAACCTTGATAAAG ATGAAACCAGCGGCATGGACAGTGACTTGGACGAGGACACAGAGGACTCCGGGGAGCCTCTAGCCAAGCGGGAGAAGTCGGAGCACGAGGTGATCCAGGTGATCCAGGTCGGGGCACTGGAGGACGGGTCCCACCCCGTGGTGGGCGTTGTCCAGCCGGGCGTCCTCCACTCGCTGCCCCAGCCCCCGCAGGATCACACGGAGCACATCCTCACCCCGTCAGCCGGCACTCCCAACATCCGCCACTGCAGCACCACAGGCAACACCTACGCCTCAGTTTGA
- the rfx3 gene encoding transcription factor RFX3 isoform X2 — translation MQTPEAGADSNATVPLQTTVPVQPTSSTQQVSVQQQTVQQVQHVYPAQVQYVEENSGVYTNGNIRTYSYSEPQLYSQNSGGSYFDTQGSSSQVTTVVTSHGMTNNGGGGSGGMSMGLAGGQVISSSSGSYLMDSAGPHPATQTARASPATIEMAIETLQKSEGLSSQRSSLLNSHLQWLLDNYETAEGVSLPRSTLYNHYLRHCQEQKLDPVNAASFGKLIRSIFMGLRTRRLGTRGNSKYHYYGIRVKPDSPLNRLQEDMQYMALRQQPVQQKQRFKPVQKFDAGSGENYSGGGQHQPGAAEQTVIAQSQHHQQFLDASRALPDFVELDLGHSNTENISPEDVKGLQSLYREHCEAILDVVVNLQFSLIEKLWQTFWRYSPPDSVEGATVTENSISEIEARLPRSQLMVLCRNDAVLKWMSTCDHLMYQALVEILIPDVLRPIPSALTQAIRNFAKSLEGWLNNAMNAIPQRMIQTKIAAVSAFAQTLRRYTSLNHLAQAARAVLQNTSQINQMLSDLNRVDFANVQEQASWVCQCEEGVVQHLEQDFKATLQQQSSLEQWAAWLENVVTQVLKPYEHRPSFPRAARQFLLKWSFYSSMVIRDLTLRSAASFGSFHLIRLLYDEYMFYLVEHRVAQATGETPIGVMGEFDSLNTLSLSNLDKDETSGMDSDLDEDTEDSGEPLAKREKSEHEVIQVIQVGALEDGSHPVVGVVQPGVLHSLPQPPQDHTEHILTPSAGTPNIRHCSTTGNTYASV, via the exons ATGCAGACCCCTGAAGCAGGCGCTGACTCCAACGCCACTGTCCCTCTTCAGACCACCGTGCCTGTCCAGCCTACCAGCTCCACCCAGCAGGTGTCTGTCCAGCAACAG ACTGTTCAGCAGGTTCAGCATGTTTACCCAGCACAGGTGCAGTATGTGGAGGAAAACAGTGGCGTCTACACCAATGGCAACAT AAGAACCTACTCGTACTCGGAGCCGCAGCTGTATAGCCAGAACAGTGGAGGGAGCTACTTTGACACGCAGGGCAGCTCATCGCAAGTGACCACTGTGGTGACATCTCATGGCATGACCAACAACGGAGGAGGGGGCAGCGGAGGAATGAGCATGGGTCTGGCGGGCGGTCAGGTAATCAGCAGCAGTTCTGGGTCTTACCTCATGGACAGCGCTGGACCGCACCCGGCCACCCAGACCGCGCGAGCGTCCCCGGCTACT ATTGAAATGGCGATTGAGACGCTCCAAAAATCTGAGGGTTTATCCAGTCAGAGAAGCTCGCTGCTCAACAGCCat CTCCAGTGGCTGTTGGACAACTACGAGACAGCAGAGGGCGTAAGTCTACCACGATCCACTCTCTACAATCACTACCTACGGCACTGCCAGGAGCAGAAACTGGATCCTGTAAACGCAGCCTCTTTTGGCAAACTCATCCGCTCCATCTTCATGGGACTCCGTACTAGACGCCTTGGCACAAG AGGCAACTCCAAATATCATTACTATGGCATACGTGTAAAACCAGACTCCCCACTCAATAGACTTCAAGAAGACATGCAGTATATGGCTCTCAGACAGCAACCGGTGCAGCAGAAACAGAG GTTCAAGCCGGTGCAGAAGTTTGATGCCGGCTCTGGGGAAAACTACTCAGGTGGAGGCCAGCACCAACCCGGTGCAGCAGAGCAGACGGTCATTGCGCAGagccagcaccaccagcagttTCTAG ATGCATCGCGGGCACTCCCTGACTTTGTGGAGCTGGACCTGGGACATAGCAATACAGAGAACATCAGTCCGGAGGACGTGAAGGGTCTCCAGTCCCTTTACAGGGAGCACTGTGAG GCTATCTTGGATGTGGTTGTCAACCTCCAGTTCAGTCTAATTGAGAAGCTGTGGCAGACGTTCTGGCGCTACTCCCCCCCTGACTCAGTAGAGGGTGCCACTGTAACAGAAAACAG CATTAGCGAGATCGAAGCACGGCTCCCCCGGTCACAACTAATGGTGCTGTGCAGAAACGACGCCGTCCTCAAATGGATGAGCACCTGTGACCATCTAATGTACCAGGCCCTTGTGGAGATCCTCATCCCTGATGTCCTGAGACCCATTCCCA gtgcCTTGACTCAAGCCATTCGCAACTTTGCCAAAAGCCTGGAGGGCTGGCTTAATAATGCTATGAATGCCATTCCGCAGAGAATGATCCAGACCAAG ATTGCCGCTGTTAGTGCCTTTGCGCAAACACTGCGCAGATACACATCTCTGAACCACCTGGCTCAGGCGGCGCGTGCCGTGTTGCAAAACACGTCGCAGATCAACCAGATGCTGAGTGATCTCAACCGTGTCGACTTTGCCAACGTACAG GAGCAGGCATCATGGGTGTGCCAGTGTGAGGAAGGAGTGGTTCAGCACTTGGAGCAGGACTTCAAGGCCACGCTACAGCAGCAGAGCTCTTTGGAGCAGTGGGCAGCGTGGCTGGAAAACGTGGTCACTCAGGTGCTCAAGCCCTACGAGCACCGGCCTAGTTTCCCCAGGGCGGCTCGACAGTTCCTGCTCAAATGGTCCTTCTACAG ttcAATGGTGATCAGGGACCTGACCCTGCGCAGTGCCGCCAGCTTTGGTTCCTTCCACCTGATTCGCCTGCTCTACGACGAGTACATGTTTTACCTAGTGGAGCATCGTGTGGCCCAAGCTACTGGAGAGACGCCCATTGGTGTCATGGGGGAG tTCGACAGCCTCAACACCCTCTCGCTCTCTAACCTTGATAAAG ATGAAACCAGCGGCATGGACAGTGACTTGGACGAGGACACAGAGGACTCCGGGGAGCCTCTAGCCAAGCGGGAGAAGTCGGAGCACGAGGTGATCCAGGTGATCCAGGTCGGGGCACTGGAGGACGGGTCCCACCCCGTGGTGGGCGTTGTCCAGCCGGGCGTCCTCCACTCGCTGCCCCAGCCCCCGCAGGATCACACGGAGCACATCCTCACCCCGTCAGCCGGCACTCCCAACATCCGCCACTGCAGCACCACAGGCAACACCTACGCCTCAGTTTGA